GGCGGGAAGACCCGCTGTCCCGCTCCGCGCCCAGGCGGGGAAAGCGTGGCTCCATGCCAGCGCTCCGCCCAGCCCCCGGATCAGGCCGCGTCGATCAACTTCAGGAAGGGAAAATGCCATGAGGATGCAAGTCTTTGTTGGGAGGACCGTTTCCCCCTATACGCGCGCCGCGTCGTCATCCCTCAATCGCTCGGCCAATTTGTTGCGCGCACGATAAAGGCGGGTTTCGACCGCCTTCTCGCTGATGCCCAATATCTGCGCAGTCTCGGCCTGACTCATTTCCTCAATGGCGCGCAGCAGTAGAACGTCCCTGAGATTGACCGGCAAGGCTGCGATGGCGGCATCGATCCGTTCCAGTTCCGCCCGGCTCTGCACGACTTCCTCAGGCGTCGGCCCAGCGTCGGCGACCGCCCCGGCCTCCTCGATCGGCCGGGCAAAGGTGAAGAAACGCCGCACCGCGCGCCGCCGCGCCCAGTCATGGCATTTGTTGATCGCGATCCGCGCGATCCACAGGCGGAAGGGCCGCCCTCCATCATAGCGGGCCAGAGCGGCGAAAGCGGAAATGAACGCCTCCTGCGTGATGTCGAGCGCCTCTGTCGCGTCCCCCACATGGCCGCGTGCCAGACGGAACACCCCGTCGCGATGCCGCCGCATCAGCTCGCCATAGGCGCTCTCCTGCCCGGCAAGAGCCAGCCCGGCGAGTTCCGCGTCGCTGCGATCGGTGAGCGAAACGCTCACCTTTGTGGTTGCGACTGGGCCGGTTGCGACTGGCCGGGGTCGGTCAGGGCCTTGACGACAGCGGCGTCGAACTGCGCCGCCTGATCCCGCCGCAGCACGGCCCGCATCGCGAAAATATGCTTCAGCGTTTCCTTCTGAAGCATGCCCATGACATGATGGGAACGGTCGACGGCCTCACCCACTTTCGGGCCATAGCCATGCTCCGCCGCGATTGCCTGCGCCAGACGGGCATTGTCAGCGCGCATCTCCGCCTCCATCGCCTCGCGCCGTCTGGCGAAATCGGCCTCCAGCGCGTGGATGCGCTGCTCCTGCGCGGCATCCAGTTTCAGCTTCCTGTGGATGAGGGCATGAACCTCGCTCTCCACCCGTGGCTCAGGCGCGATCCAGACCCGCGCGACCAGCACCGCCGCCAGCGCCGCCGCAAAGGCGACCAACGCAACCAGCCCATAGCGCATCGCGCCCTTCACCTTATTGCTCCAGCAGGCGCGACGGCGCGTAATCGGACATGCCGATCACGACCGGCCGCGATACCGCCTGCGCCGGGTGGCCGGGCACAACGCTGCCGACCCAGCCGATCCCGATGGCGACGATTCCCGCCAGCGCCAGACTGCGCCGCGCCACCGTCCGTTCGCGGCGGATGGTGACGCCCGCCATGACCGCCTCTTCCATCGCCTCCAGACGCGGATCGTCCGGGCCATTCCGCATCCGGGCGCGCAGCTGGCCGAGCAGCAGATCCAGGTCGCTCATCACTCACACTCCCATGTCTTCGCCTGAAGATACGCGGTGCGCGCTCCTATCCCTCATGCAAAAATTTCAGTCTGCGCGTCGAGGGGTGGGAAAATTCGATGCGTATCCATCCTTAAGCAACCCCATTGGAGACCATAGCCATGCGTCGCATCCTGTTCGCCACCGCACTCGCCCTGACGGCCCTGCCCAGCATGGCCATGGCGCACGCCACGCTTCTGTCCTCCACTCCAGCCGCGGGCGCCACCGTCGTCCGGCCGACCGGCCTCAGCCTCACCTTCTCCGAAACGATGCAGCCCCCCTTGAGCGGCATCGACCTCACCATGACCGGAATGCCCGGCATGACCAATCATGCGCCGATGCCGGTCAAGGGATTCAGGACCGCCGTCGAAGGCGACGGCAAGACAATGACCATCACCCTGCCCCGCGCACTGCCGGCGGGCGATTACGACATCGACTGGCACTTCGTCGGCGCCGACCAGCACAGGACTTCGGGTAAAATCAGCTTCTCGGTCAAATAGAGGCGGCGATTGGCAGGCTCAGACCCAGCCTTCCAGCACCTGATTGGGCGGCCGATGCCCGTCGACCCAGCTGCGGATATTGGCGATCACCCGCGCTCCGGTGGCATCGCGCCCCTCGAAGGTCGCGGACCCCATATGCGGCAGCAACACGACATTGGACAGCGCCAGCAAGCGCGGATCGATTGCCGGTTCATGGGTATAGACGTCCAGCCCCGCCCCAGCGATCCGCCCTTCCGACAGCGCCGCGATCAGCGCCGGTTCGTCCGTGATCTCCGCGCGGGAGGCGTTGATGAGATAGGCGTCGGGCCGCATCAGCCCGATCCGCCGTGCATCGATCATGCCCCGGCTATCGGCATTGAGGGGACAGTGAATCGACAGGATGTCGCTCGTCTCCAGCAATGCGTCCAGATCCGGGCACCAATGCGCGTCCAGTTCCTGCTCGACCTCGAAGGGCAGGCGATGCCGGTTATGATAGGCGATGGAAAGGCCGAAGGCCGCGGCCCGCCGCGCCACCGCGCGACCGATGCGGCCCATGCCGATAATGCCCAGCTTCTTGCCGCCGATCCGGTGCCCCAGCATGCCCGACGGACTCCATCCGGTCCAGGCGCCGGAACGGACCAGCTTCTCCCCTTCGGCAAGGCGGCGCGGCACCGACAGGATCAGCGCCATGGTCATGTCGGCGGTATCTTCGGTCAGCACGCCGGGGGTGTTGGTGACGATGATCCCCTTTTTCCGCGCGGCGGTCAGGTCGATATGATCGACCCCGCTGCCGAAGCTGGCGATCAGTTGCAGCCGCTCGGGCGCTGCCTCGATCAGCGCGGCGTCGATCTGGTCGCTGACCGCGGGCACCAGCACGTCGCATTGCGCCATGGCGCGGGTCAGCGCGGCGCGGTCCATCGGCACGTCGCCGATGTTGAAGACGGTGTCGAACAGGTCGGCCATGCGCGCCTCCACATTGGGGGGCAGACGGCGCGTAACGATGACGCGCGGCGTGGCGGGGCGCGGTTTTTTGGCCATGTCTGGCCGCTATTCTCCGCCGCGACGATGGTCAAGCGCTTATAAGAGCAGTTGTCCGCAATGCCCTCCAACGTCTATGAAAGCGGACGGATCGGCATGGGGATTATTGAGTTATGAAGGGCTATTTGCTGGGCACGGCCATGATCGCCGCGCTTTGCGTGGACGGCAGTGCTGGGGCGAACCCGGTGAAGCCTGTCCCCTATTGGGCCTCGCTCAGCCATGCAGAAGCGCGGATGCGCGTCGGCCCCAGCCTCGATTACCCGTCCAACTGGGTCTATCGCCGCCGCGATCTGCCGGTGAAGGTGGTGCAGGTGCTGGGCCTGTGGCGCAAGGTCGAGGATTCGACCGGCGCCCAGGGCTGGATGCATGTCCGTTTGCTCAGCGACGCGCAGACCGGCATCGTCACCGCCGACATCGCACCGATGCGGGCCTCCCCCAACGAGGATGCCCGCGCCGTCTTCCGCGCGCAGAAGGGCGTGGTGGGGCGCCTCTCCTCCTGCGGCAAGGGCTGGTGCGCGTTCGATGTGGGCGGGCAGAAGGGCTTTATCCGGACCAATGAGATATGGGGGGCGACGGAGTAATACTCCGTCTCACTTCGCCTCCCCGGCGTGCATCAGCCGCTTGACCAGCGGCGCGATGGCCATGACGACCACGCCAAATCCCACCGACCACCAGCCGATGCTGCTATAGACGGCCAATACCTGATCACGGCTCGCCGCGCCGCTTTCCCCGCCGGTCGCCGCCGCGATCAGCCCGGCGGCATATTCGCCCAGCGCCATGGCGAGGAACCAGATGCCCATCATCAGCCCGATCATGCGCGATGGCGCCAGCGTCGACATGGCGGACAGCCCGACCGGCGACAGACACAGTTCCCCAAGGGTGTGGCAGAGATAGAGCAGGAAGATGAACAGCACCGGCGTCAGCGCGCCCGGCGCGCCGGCTCCCGCAACCAGGACCAGGAAACCCGCCCCGACCAGTGCAACCGCAATGCCGAATTTGGCGGGGGTCGAGGGCTCCCACCCCCGCTTCGCCAGCCAGATCCAGAGCGCCGCCATTACCGGCCCGAACATCAGGATATAGGCGGCATTGACCGACTGGAACATCGATGCCGGAACGTTGAAGCCCAAAATATGCCGGTTCGTATAGCGATCCGTGAACAGGCTGAGCGACGAACCGGTCTGCTCGTAAAGGCCCCAGAAGATCGGATTGATGACCAGCAGGAACAGCGCCGCCAGCATCCGGTCGCGCCCGATTCGCTCCATCCGGCCAAAGGCTTCCCAGAGGATATAGAGCACCACAGCCACGCTCGACGCCGCCAGCATCCAGCCGACGATCACATGCTGCTGGATGAGGACCCAGCAGAAGGCGATGGAGGCAAGGCTGGAAAGATAGACCAGCCATTCCCGGCTGATCAGCCCGCCGACGCGCTCTGCCAGATAGACCGGATTGGACGGTTCCCCGCCCCCCTGCAACAGCGGCTTGCTGAGGGCAAAGCCGATCACGCCCGCGATCATCCCCACCGACGCGGCGCCGAAACCCCAGTGCCAGCCCCATGTCTGGCCGAGATAGCCGCAGATCACCGGGCCGATGGTCGCGCCCAGATTAATGCCCATGTAGAAGATGGTGTAAGCCGGGTCGCGCCGCATGTCGTCGCGCGGGTAGAGCTGGCCCACCAGCGCCGACGCGCTGGACTTGAGGAAGCCGGTGCCGGTGATGACCGTCGCCAGCCCCAGCCAGAAGAGGCCGAGGCCCATGGTCCCCGCATTGTCACCTTCGACCCCAAGGATGATATGCCCGATGGCGATGACGATGCCGCCGAACAGCACCGCCTTGCGCTGGCCGAGATAACGGTCAGCCAGATAGCCGCCCATCAGCGGCGAAATGTAGATCAGCGACATATAGGCGCCATAGGCATAGGACGCGTCGCGGTCGGAAAAGAGGAAATGCTGCGTCAGATAGAAGATCAGCAGCGCACGCATCCCGTAGAAGGAAAAGCGTTCCCACATCTCCACGAAGAACAGCAGGAACAGGCCGCGCGGATGGCCGAGCCAGGTCTTCGCACCCGCCCCGGCCGGAGTAGAAACTGAGGTCGCCATTCAGGCCCCTTTTACCCTATCTTGTTGTCGGGCCGCGAACCCGGCCCCTTATGCCGCCAGCCTAGAGCGGAAATTATTCATCTGTCAAAGAAGGCCGATGCCCTTGCGTCCGACACGGCGGCAGGCCATCTGATCCGCCATGTTCAACGACCTCAGTTCTCCGCTCTCGCTCCTCCAGACGCGCCGTTCCGGCAAGCCGCGCGATCTTGTCGCTCCCGGCCCGGATGCGGACCAATTGCGCGCCATAGTGGAAGTCGCGCTGCGCACGCCCGATCATGGCAAACTGGCGCCGTGGCGCTTCGTGATCGTGCCGCAGGACCGGCGCGATGCGCTGGCCGACCTGCTGGAGGGCGCCTATCGCGCCGAAAAGCCCGATGCAGGACGGCTGGAGATCGAGGCCATGCATCAGTTCGCGCATCAGGCGCCCGCGCTGGTGGTCGCCCTGTCCGCGCCGGTCGCGGGCAGCAAAATTCCGGTCTGGGAACAGGAATTGTCGGCGGGCGCGGCGATCATGAACCTGCTGCACGCGACCCATGCGCTGGGCTTTGCCGGCGGATGGCTGACGGGGTGGCCCGCCTATAATGAGGATGTCCGCGCCGCTTTCGCGCAAGGGGATGAGCGGATCGCCGGATTCGTCTTCATCGGTACGCCCGGCAAGCCGCAGGAAGAGCGCCCCCGGCCAGAATATGACAACAGAGTTTCCATCTGGGACAGATAGTTACACGGTTGACGTCCTATTGGGAAAGAGTCTGCCTTGACGCGCATGGCTGTATTATGTCACTGATGCACTATGGCCGACGATTCCAAACCCGTCTATCTCCGCCTGCGGGAGATCATTGCCGCCTCCATTCTGGATGGGGAATTTCACGACGGCGACATGCTCCCATCGGTCCGCGCGCTGGCCGCACAGCAGGGCGCCAATCCGCTGACGGTGGCCAAGGCCTATCAATGTTTTCAGGATGACGGGCTGGTCGTGGTGAAGCGCGGCGTCGGCATGTTCGTTGCTGACGGCGCGACAAGACGGCTGCGCGACATGGAACGGGCACGCTTCATGGATGCGGTGTGGCCGCCCGTGGCGGAGCAGATCAGGCGACTGGGAATCAGCGCGGCCGATCTGGGCGTCGAGCGGGTTTAGAAACATCCGTCATTCTTGCAGAGGCGACACGCCCCGCCTTCACCCCTGCATCCGATATTGCTTGAGCAGATCGTAGAGCGTCGGCCGGCTGATCCCCAAAATCTTCGCAGCGCCGGAAATATTCCCGTCCGTCCGCGCAATCGCACGCCGGATCGCGCGGCGGTCGGCCATTTCCCGCGCGGCCTTCAGGTTCACCACATCGCCACCCTCGGCACGATCCCCGTCAAGGTCGAGATCGGCAGCGGTGACATGTTTGCCGTCCGCCATGATGACGGCGCGCTTCATGCGGTTTTCCAGTTCACGGACATTGCCCGGCCAGCCCCAGCCGTCGAGCGCCGCCAGCGCGTCGGGCCCAAGGCCCTTGACCTGCGGGTTCATATCCTGGGCAAAGCGGTTGAGGAAATGCCGCGCCAGCAGGGCCGGATCGCCGGGCCTATCCTTGAGCGCCGGAATGCGCACGACGATCTCCGCCAGCCGGTAATAGAGGTCCTCGCGGAAACCGCCTGCCGCGATCATCGCCTCCAGATCCTGATGCGTCGCGCAGACGATCCGCGTGTCGACCGCTATGGGTTGCCGCCCGCCGATCCGCTCGATCACCCGATCCTGCAGGAAGCGCAACAGCTTCACCTGCAAGGCCAATGGAATGTCGCCCACCTCGTCGAGAAACAATGTGCCGCCCTGCGCCAGTTCGATCTTGCCCGGCATGGTCTTGATCGCCCCGGTGAAGGCGCCCTTTTCATGCCCGAACAGCTCCGCTTCCAGCAGCGTTTCCGGGATCGCCGCGCAGTTGATCGCGACAAAGGCGCCTTCTCGGCGCGGGCTGGCGTCGTGCAGGCCCTGCGCCAGCAATTCCTTGCCGGTGCCGCTCGCGCCCAGCAGCAGCACGGACACATCCGCCCCCGCCACCCGCTCTATGGTGCGGGCGACCTTCATCATCTCCGGCGCGGCGGTGATCAGGCGGCCCAGCACGCGCCCACTCTCCGGCGCGGTTTCGGAAAGGCGCGCATTCTCCTGCTCCAACGCATGGACATGGAAAGCGCGACGGACGATCAGGCCCAGTTCATCAATGTCCACCGGCTTCTGGTAGAAATCATAAGCGCCGCCGGAAATGGCGTTGAGGGCGCTTTCCCGCGCGCCATGGCCGGATGCGACGATGACTTTCGTATCCGGCTTGATCCGCAAAATCTCCGCCAGCGTCGCGAATCCCTCGCTGGTGCCGTCGGGATCGGGCGGCAGGCCCAGGTCCAGCGTCACCACGTCGGGCGCCTGTTCCCGCAGCATTTCGATCGCCTCCTCACGGTCGCCCGCGATGAAGAGCTGATATTCCTCATAGGCCCAGCGCAGTTGCCGCTGCAGGCCCGGATCGTCCTCCACGATCAGCAATTTCGGTCGCGTATCGCTCATCAGGCGGCCTTCCCCCCAACCATTTTCCCTGAAGAAATCTCTTCCCCCGAAGCCAAAGGCAGGCGCAGCGTGAAACGGCTGCCCACTCCCGGCTTGCTTTCCACATCGATCCGGCCGCCCATGGCTTGCGCGAGCGCCCGCGCCTCGAACGCACCGATGCCAAAGCCCCCCGCCTTGCTGGACGAGAAGGGCTTGAACAGTTCGCGGCGGATGAATTCGGCGCTCATGCCCCGGCCCTGATCGACCACTTCGAGCAAGGCGTCGCCGCCGTCCGTCGAGAGGCGCAGTTCGACCGGACTGTCCGGCGCACTGGCGTCGATGGCATTTTGCAGCAGGTGGATCAGGATCTGCTCGACTCGCACCGGATCGGCCATCGCCAACGGCGCCTCGCCAGTGACGGACACTGGATGCTGGCGCGAGCGGGTGCCCGCGACCTGCCGCGCGACCTCATCCAGCGCCATCGGTCGCGGTTCCTCCGCCCTGCCCTTATTATGTTGCGACAGGCGAGCGAGCATGTCGTTCATCTTGCCCACGGACTCTTTCAGCGTCAGCACCATGTCGGCGCGGAAATCGGGATTGTCGGCATGCCGCTCCGCATTGCGGGCGAGCAGGGAGAGCTGGCTCACCAGATTCTTCACGTCATGGATGATGAAGGCGAAGCGGCGGTTGAATTCATCGAAGCGCTGTGCGTCGTCCAGCGCCTGCTGCCCCTGCGCCTCGCTCAGATAGCTGGCCGCCTGCCGTCCGGCAGCGCGCAGCATGTCGAAATCTTCCCAGTCGA
This region of Sphingobium sp. EM0848 genomic DNA includes:
- a CDS encoding peptide MFS transporter; translation: MATSVSTPAGAGAKTWLGHPRGLFLLFFVEMWERFSFYGMRALLIFYLTQHFLFSDRDASYAYGAYMSLIYISPLMGGYLADRYLGQRKAVLFGGIVIAIGHIILGVEGDNAGTMGLGLFWLGLATVITGTGFLKSSASALVGQLYPRDDMRRDPAYTIFYMGINLGATIGPVICGYLGQTWGWHWGFGAASVGMIAGVIGFALSKPLLQGGGEPSNPVYLAERVGGLISREWLVYLSSLASIAFCWVLIQQHVIVGWMLAASSVAVVLYILWEAFGRMERIGRDRMLAALFLLVINPIFWGLYEQTGSSLSLFTDRYTNRHILGFNVPASMFQSVNAAYILMFGPVMAALWIWLAKRGWEPSTPAKFGIAVALVGAGFLVLVAGAGAPGALTPVLFIFLLYLCHTLGELCLSPVGLSAMSTLAPSRMIGLMMGIWFLAMALGEYAAGLIAAATGGESGAASRDQVLAVYSSIGWWSVGFGVVVMAIAPLVKRLMHAGEAK
- the prsR gene encoding PEP-CTERM-box response regulator transcription factor codes for the protein MSDTRPKLLIVEDDPGLQRQLRWAYEEYQLFIAGDREEAIEMLREQAPDVVTLDLGLPPDPDGTSEGFATLAEILRIKPDTKVIVASGHGARESALNAISGGAYDFYQKPVDIDELGLIVRRAFHVHALEQENARLSETAPESGRVLGRLITAAPEMMKVARTIERVAGADVSVLLLGASGTGKELLAQGLHDASPRREGAFVAINCAAIPETLLEAELFGHEKGAFTGAIKTMPGKIELAQGGTLFLDEVGDIPLALQVKLLRFLQDRVIERIGGRQPIAVDTRIVCATHQDLEAMIAAGGFREDLYYRLAEIVVRIPALKDRPGDPALLARHFLNRFAQDMNPQVKGLGPDALAALDGWGWPGNVRELENRMKRAVIMADGKHVTAADLDLDGDRAEGGDVVNLKAAREMADRRAIRRAIARTDGNISGAAKILGISRPTLYDLLKQYRMQG
- a CDS encoding nitroreductase, with protein sequence MFNDLSSPLSLLQTRRSGKPRDLVAPGPDADQLRAIVEVALRTPDHGKLAPWRFVIVPQDRRDALADLLEGAYRAEKPDAGRLEIEAMHQFAHQAPALVVALSAPVAGSKIPVWEQELSAGAAIMNLLHATHALGFAGGWLTGWPAYNEDVRAAFAQGDERIAGFVFIGTPGKPQEERPRPEYDNRVSIWDR
- a CDS encoding SH3 domain-containing protein; this translates as MKGYLLGTAMIAALCVDGSAGANPVKPVPYWASLSHAEARMRVGPSLDYPSNWVYRRRDLPVKVVQVLGLWRKVEDSTGAQGWMHVRLLSDAQTGIVTADIAPMRASPNEDARAVFRAQKGVVGRLSSCGKGWCAFDVGGQKGFIRTNEIWGATE
- a CDS encoding D-glycerate dehydrogenase, translating into MAKKPRPATPRVIVTRRLPPNVEARMADLFDTVFNIGDVPMDRAALTRAMAQCDVLVPAVSDQIDAALIEAAPERLQLIASFGSGVDHIDLTAARKKGIIVTNTPGVLTEDTADMTMALILSVPRRLAEGEKLVRSGAWTGWSPSGMLGHRIGGKKLGIIGMGRIGRAVARRAAAFGLSIAYHNRHRLPFEVEQELDAHWCPDLDALLETSDILSIHCPLNADSRGMIDARRIGLMRPDAYLINASRAEITDEPALIAALSEGRIAGAGLDVYTHEPAIDPRLLALSNVVLLPHMGSATFEGRDATGARVIANIRSWVDGHRPPNQVLEGWV
- a CDS encoding periplasmic heavy metal sensor, giving the protein MRYGLVALVAFAAALAAVLVARVWIAPEPRVESEVHALIHRKLKLDAAQEQRIHALEADFARRREAMEAEMRADNARLAQAIAAEHGYGPKVGEAVDRSHHVMGMLQKETLKHIFAMRAVLRRDQAAQFDAAVVKALTDPGQSQPAQSQPQR
- the copC gene encoding copper homeostasis periplasmic binding protein CopC; this encodes MRRILFATALALTALPSMAMAHATLLSSTPAAGATVVRPTGLSLTFSETMQPPLSGIDLTMTGMPGMTNHAPMPVKGFRTAVEGDGKTMTITLPRALPAGDYDIDWHFVGADQHRTSGKISFSVK
- a CDS encoding GntR family transcriptional regulator, with product MADDSKPVYLRLREIIAASILDGEFHDGDMLPSVRALAAQQGANPLTVAKAYQCFQDDGLVVVKRGVGMFVADGATRRLRDMERARFMDAVWPPVAEQIRRLGISAADLGVERV
- a CDS encoding RNA polymerase sigma factor — translated: MSVSLTDRSDAELAGLALAGQESAYGELMRRHRDGVFRLARGHVGDATEALDITQEAFISAFAALARYDGGRPFRLWIARIAINKCHDWARRRAVRRFFTFARPIEEAGAVADAGPTPEEVVQSRAELERIDAAIAALPVNLRDVLLLRAIEEMSQAETAQILGISEKAVETRLYRARNKLAERLRDDDAARV